The Crocosphaera subtropica ATCC 51142 genome includes a window with the following:
- a CDS encoding UPF0175 family protein, with amino-acid sequence MQITIEIPDKLNAKLQEKWGNLSEKLLINLLLEAYQNQLISTAELGELLNLSSRLEVHEFLKNAGIYLNYDQEELEKDLDILEQLKHQ; translated from the coding sequence ATGCAAATTACAATTGAAATTCCAGATAAACTAAATGCTAAACTGCAAGAGAAATGGGGTAATTTATCAGAAAAACTTTTAATTAACTTGCTATTAGAAGCTTATCAAAATCAATTAATTAGTACAGCAGAACTCGGAGAATTATTAAATCTTTCTTCCCGTTTAGAAGTTCACGAATTTCTCAAAAATGCAGGAATTTATCTTAATTATGATCAAGAAGAACTCGAAAAAGATTTAGACATCCTTGAACAATTAAAACATCAATGA
- a CDS encoding DUF3368 domain-containing protein, protein MIIISDTSPLCYLILIDCIDILPQLYGNVIITEAVYQELQAEATPEIVKKWIKNPPNWLIIETINDLSDTELDKLDQGEKEAIILAEEIKADLVILDDKIARNIANKRGLKIIGLLGILGNAAQNNLIDLSTKITELQQTSFFISPKLLNLVRKKFNLE, encoded by the coding sequence ATGATTATTATTTCAGATACTTCTCCATTGTGTTATTTAATTTTGATTGATTGTATTGATATTTTACCTCAACTTTATGGTAATGTAATTATTACCGAAGCAGTTTATCAAGAACTGCAAGCAGAAGCAACACCAGAAATTGTAAAAAAATGGATAAAGAATCCTCCTAATTGGTTAATTATTGAAACCATAAATGATCTCTCTGATACAGAACTCGATAAACTAGATCAAGGAGAAAAAGAAGCTATAATTTTAGCAGAAGAAATAAAAGCAGATTTAGTAATTTTAGATGATAAAATTGCTCGAAATATTGCAAATAAAAGAGGTCTAAAAATCATTGGTTTATTGGGAATTCTTGGTAATGCAGCACAAAATAATTTAATTGATTTGTCTACTAAAATTACTGAATTACAACAAACAAGTTTTTTCATTTCACCTAAATTATTAAATCTAGTGCGTAAAAAATTTAATTTAGAATAA
- a CDS encoding lecithin retinol acyltransferase family protein: MNTNVRTKNPNPGKAFELLGEIHNHLHNKVIGHELSQIARHTKDKEIREICKQAANCLEIRINTDFHRIDYEQCKKSLTTLVRHLKQAKEKFDKVVELVPDLNQKWIEKPFRETQLLLLDISNYLTLLDREHDIYDQNDTVVKIGDLVAVNCTDENNKPYKHYGIVVSSSRGFRVAHFFTGETVKAQNSIVEKGFGYIHEVRYSSDWLVQEHLPKSIPYSDVEDRIKASRKIERRVWNKVSYNCEHWAREMFTGQAECTQLKQLKEERRNNRNKS; encoded by the coding sequence ATGAACACAAACGTTAGAACTAAAAATCCTAATCCTGGAAAAGCTTTTGAGCTACTAGGAGAAATTCACAATCATTTACATAATAAAGTAATTGGTCACGAATTATCTCAAATTGCTAGACATACAAAAGACAAAGAAATAAGAGAAATTTGTAAACAAGCAGCTAATTGCTTAGAAATTAGAATTAATACCGATTTTCATCGTATTGACTATGAACAATGTAAAAAATCTTTGACTACTTTAGTTCGCCATTTAAAACAGGCAAAAGAAAAATTTGATAAAGTAGTAGAGTTGGTTCCTGACTTAAATCAAAAATGGATAGAAAAACCCTTTAGAGAAACTCAACTGTTGTTATTAGATATTTCCAACTACCTAACACTTTTAGATCGAGAACATGATATCTATGATCAAAATGATACAGTAGTAAAAATTGGTGATCTGGTTGCTGTAAATTGTACTGATGAAAATAACAAACCCTATAAGCATTATGGTATTGTAGTTTCTAGTAGTCGAGGATTTAGGGTTGCTCATTTCTTCACTGGAGAAACTGTAAAAGCACAAAATAGTATCGTTGAAAAAGGGTTTGGATATATTCATGAAGTTCGTTATTCATCAGATTGGTTAGTTCAAGAACATTTACCTAAATCTATTCCTTACAGCGATGTTGAAGACAGAATAAAAGCCTCCAGAAAAATTGAGCGAAGAGTGTGGAATAAAGTTAGTTATAATTGTGAACATTGGGCAAGAGAAATGTTTACAGGTCAAGCTGAATGTACACAGCTTAAACAATTAAAAGAAGAACGGAGAAATAACAGAAATAAATCCTAG